The region AGGCGGTGTCTCGAAATTAAAGCTGGTACCAATATATGATGACCTCTCAATGACCTGGCAAGCAAGACCTTTGTTCCTCTGTGTTTGTTACTGCCCCCCATAGCTCCAGACCCCTAACTTCTCATTGTGCCCGTGTGTAATCATTGGGGGCCACCGGGCGTCTCCCACTCAGTCACGCCTTACGACCACATGGCTGCCACCATCGTGAGCACTCAGGACATGGATATCACCGGTGGCTGTGGTTTGCACCCTGACACTAAGGGCAACTGGAGGCCTGGAACTGAGTGGGCGCATCAAAAAATGAGGGTGTTGGGGTAGTTTCTGCCAATGTAGGGGGCTTTCAGCAGAGAGTAGCCAATTTTTCCCCAACACAGCTTGTTTTTATATTGTTTTGGAGGCCGAGCTTTATCAGAGCTTGTTTGTGTGGGACGAGATGAAGTTCTGCAGACTCCATTCACTTTACAATATAATTGACTGAAAATAAAAAACCATGCCAAACACTAGAAGAGTTACAAAGCTTTGCTATGCAGCTCAGCCCAATTCACTGTAACCCCTTCACaacactttcctttttttttcatgaTTGCCTCCCATTCTTCCATgagccatacatttttttattttctcttctcATAGCCATATGAGGCTTTGCATTCCAGTTGTACTTTTCAGTGCCACCATTAATTGTATCATGTGATGCAGTGGAAAGCGGGAGAAAAAATCCaaatgtgttgaaattgcaaaacaaaaggtttttttttatttactaggttcactatatagtaaaactgacctggctttatgattctccaggtcagtacgagtacacagataccaaacatgtatagttttttatttaaatggtgaaaaaaaagaagtcagaaattcattaaaaaaaagaaacCTTACCagagtcgccattttctgagacccgtaatatttccatttttcgggatctggggcaggTAActattattttttgtgccctgagctgatggTTTTTATCAATGCCATTTTGGGGTAAATACGATGTTTTGACTGCCTCTTATTGCTATGCTGTGGCGGCTAAAAAAAAACGTATTGTCTGGTGCTTTAAATTATTTCTCGTTACGCCTTTTATTGATCGGATTAATTTATCTTGTTTTTTGTTAGACCTGACTTTtacgaatgcggcgataccaaatatgtgtatttttaataagGCAAAAAGGagtaatttaaacttttttttcatcatatttttagaattttttactccccttaggggacttgaagctgcgatcgtccaaTCGCTTGTACTATACATGGCAGGGCATCAACACTAATATGTATAGAGAAAATCAGGATCTCCTATGAACACCGGCCATGTTTTGGCTTTCATTTTAATGACAAgcatgggggtcttcagcagacccccatcTGTCATGACAACCTAGCAGCGCCCATGCGCGCTGATTGGCAGGTGGAATTGTATATTATGTGGAGATATTGGGCTGCAGAGGGTCCTCATACTGTTCCTACACAGGGGCCCTCATGTTTCGACCACTGACTATACCACACCAATGTATAAGACATTACAAATTGAGATGTCAGCCATTGACTGATTTCCGGCTTCCTTTTTCTTGTAGAAACGGGCGTATAAGAGTTACCTGAAGGCTCTCCCAGGACTGAAACGTCTTGGAATTACCTCTGTGCTATTAAGGAAAAtcgtcggctccctggaacttgcaAGTGGAATTGTCCTGACTTTGGTCCCTGGACGCCCTAAAGATATCGCCAACTTTGTCCTTCTTCTTCTAGTACTCGTTGTTCTCTTCTTCCACCAGCTTGTTGGAGATCCCTTGAAACGTTATGCCCACGCGCTTGTTTTTGGGATTCTCCTCACTTGTCGCCTGCTTGTTTCACGCCAACCCGAAGAGGAATTGCGTGACAAGAGGGTGACCCAAAGTGAAAATGGGGCCATCCCTCGGGACCCCAAGAAGATCAAGGTATCTTAACCACAAGATTTGGTTTTCTTCACAACACGGTTTATAAGGATTCCTCGGAGTTGTTTTATAATCTTCCATTTGAATTCATATTATTAAGTAATTTTAAAGTAACCTTGTATTCAGTACCTCAGGAAAGTCTCTGGGAAAATGGGCTGGAGACATGCTGAATATTAGCAATGTAGCGTGCGAGCCGGAACGTCAACGACGGGCAAGATTCTGCCAGCAAGTAATGGCAGCTGGAACAGATGTGGACGGGAGTCTGCGTTACGATGAAATGCTGACACAAGCCTGTCGTTGGATAACAATTCAGTCCATTTCAATTATCATTCACAAGGACGTTAAAAATCACTGGAGATGAAACCATAGCCACTCCACCCTGTCCCaatagcccctaccctggatctgcccacatccacctcccctacagctcctacccaacatccccacagtccctatccctattgcctttatacacttgctttggcaaaactgatgtgtatttggtcctgccaataaagcttctttgaatcttgaatcttgaTATCCATCCATGTATGGCACCACCGAGCACAGATGCAACAACAATAAAGACAAAGTGTGAAACCCAGAACTGTCTGCGTTATTGTGAATTTTTAATTATCTTCTGATTATTTCTTTTCCCAACATTCACGACTAGGCCCACGATTTGGAGAACATCAAAGGCTGGAGAAAAATGGGTTCATCCAGTCGATGAATGATGAACAGGAGTCAGAGATCCAGGAATCAACATGATTTGTCCTGAAGAAGAAGTGAGACATCAACACACGATGACAAACTGCATTCCTGGATCTCTTGACTCCTGTTCATCATTCATTGACTGGCAGCTAAGAATTAACCCATTTTTTTTCTCCAGCCTTTAAAGTGAGGTTGTAGAAGACCATTTCATGTCACAGGTCCTACACTATGACAAGACTgggcacagcaacaagacacaagatagttatactgcatcagcaaggtctctctcagggaaagatttcaaagcagactggtGTTTCAAGATGTGTTG is a window of Ranitomeya variabilis isolate aRanVar5 chromosome 2, aRanVar5.hap1, whole genome shotgun sequence DNA encoding:
- the TMEM35A gene encoding nicotinic acetylcholine receptor chaperone, yielding MASPRTVTIFALSAALGLFFVFMGTIKLTPKLSKDAYSEMKRAYKSYLKALPGLKRLGITSVLLRKIVGSLELASGIVLTLVPGRPKDIANFVLLLLVLVVLFFHQLVGDPLKRYAHALVFGILLTCRLLVSRQPEEELRDKRVTQSENGAIPRDPKKIKVS